From the genome of Longimicrobiaceae bacterium, one region includes:
- a CDS encoding redox-sensing transcriptional repressor Rex gives MGSVPRRFRSALQMKKISDSAVRRLSLYLRFLQEAQAAGTDTISSGELAERGGTTSAQVRKDLSLFGSFGKRGLGYDVPELLRSIQEILGLNQQWNVALVGAGKIGSALFSYRDFQQRGFHIRAVFDSDPAKVGATWGGLVVRPDEELEDMLRGAGIQMAIVAVPAEAAQAVVDRLVKAGVRGILNFAPIRLRAPGSVTLRNVDVTLELEGLSFALSGR, from the coding sequence ATGGGCTCCGTGCCCAGGCGGTTCCGCTCAGCTTTGCAGATGAAGAAGATCTCCGATTCCGCGGTGCGACGTCTCTCGCTGTACCTCCGCTTCCTCCAGGAGGCGCAGGCGGCCGGTACCGACACCATCTCCAGCGGCGAGCTGGCGGAGCGGGGAGGCACCACGTCGGCGCAGGTGCGCAAGGACCTGTCGCTCTTCGGGTCGTTCGGCAAGCGGGGGCTGGGCTACGACGTGCCCGAGCTGCTGCGCTCCATCCAGGAGATCCTGGGGCTGAACCAGCAGTGGAACGTGGCGCTGGTGGGCGCCGGAAAGATCGGCTCGGCGCTCTTCTCGTACCGCGACTTCCAGCAGCGGGGCTTCCACATCCGCGCCGTGTTCGACAGCGACCCCGCGAAGGTGGGCGCCACTTGGGGCGGCCTGGTGGTGCGGCCCGACGAGGAGCTGGAGGACATGCTCCGCGGTGCCGGCATCCAGATGGCCATCGTCGCCGTCCCCGCCGAGGCGGCGCAGGCGGTGGTGGACCGGCTGGTGAAGGCGGGCGTGCGCGGCATCCTCAACTTCGCGCCGATCCGGCTGCGCGCACCCGGCTCGGTGACGCTGCGGAACGTGGACGTGACGCTGGAACTGGAAGGGCTTTCGTTCGCGTTGAGCGGGAGGTAG